A single window of Salmo salar chromosome ssa21, Ssal_v3.1, whole genome shotgun sequence DNA harbors:
- the LOC106582069 gene encoding serine/threonine-protein kinase LATS2, with amino-acid sequence MRPKTFPSAPYVGNTRQRLQEIKEGLKQPAKLVSQALHGGSSWGEGGRGTESKGKDPGSRQQQLRPPQKFNNYQNALREIRKSLKPYESGPSSVNRQMLQELVNVGCDQEMAVRALKQTGSRNIEAALEYISKMGYLDPRNELIVQVIKQTSPGKGGIPSSMDHRPPLEGTSEGAMPPYHQMGAPMYEGAGYGPEGAYMGAPPVMNYMMPPSVAVQGPAIGNPMGRPVSMGAYTPTMAAYPPANPGNPMYTPGTTQNAYPGSMEQAMMGYSVPSQPLQLQPQAPGGPAPGPHYDYGHVRPHMMEPSSYGVQRSASFQNKMPPLAPDNYVNMQGKGAMGQNGGGYPPNMYIPPHPQQSSPTSHQVHMMSRSPGGAAAAMGPDFSDLLTPSRASLNLDLYEQHQHHWAGPQGPEGAPPARQPQPQGPFRGEVRVPSRTNSFNNRSVPPNNVRPTLVTPAPGKQDPSLGQPNTITAVTSPPIQQPVKSIRVMRPEPKTAVGPCHPGWLAAQEASEPLAYMPEEAYSLEHAQETRCPPPPYPKTLLMSGAASEAGPLEGPGGAMCGAPDLNTPSRPHGGSGGGGGKAEESQVKEKTKSGKGEKAVKNKKQIQTSPVPVRKNGRDQEKRESRIKSYSPFAFKFYMEQHVENVMKTHQQKLNRRLQLEQEMSKAGLSEAEQEQMRKMLNQKESNYNRLRRAKMDKAMFIKIKTLGIGAFGEVCLTRKVDTGALYAMKTLRKKDVLNRNQVAHVKAERDILAEADNEWVVRLYYSFQDRDSLYFVMDYIPGGDMMSLLIRMGIFPEPLACFYVAELTLAIESVHKMGFIHRDIKPDNILIDLDGHIKLTDFGLCTGFRWTHNSKYYQKGSHIRQDSMEPSDFWDDVSNCRCGDRLQTLEQRATRQHQRCLAHSLVGTPNYIAPEVLLRKGYTQLCDWWSVGVILFEMLVGQPPFLAPTPTETQIKVINWESTLQVPPQIKLSPEAVDIIGRLCCSPEERLGSNGAGEIKTHPFFDQMDFSSNLRTQPAPYRPKIAHPMDTSNFDPVEEEGGPGAWSDSGDSTRAWETLCTPHGKHPEHAFYEFTFRRFFDDNGCPFRYPKPPETSHSQGPPSSSGASSMGPEEEEEEEEEEQGEGCEPVYV; translated from the exons ATGAGGCCCAAGACGTTCCCCTCTGCTCCGTACGTGGGCAACACGCGCCAGCGCCTCCAGGAGATCAAGGAGGGGCTGAAGCAGCCAGCCAAGCTGGTGAGTCAGGCCCTCCATGGGGGCAGCTCCTGGGGTGAGGGGGGCCGCGGAACCGAAAGCAAGGGCAAAGACCCCGGGAGTCGCCAGCAGCAGCTCCGGCCCCCTCAGAAGTTCAACAACTACCAGAACGCTTTGAGAGAGATCCGCAAGTCCCTCAAGCCCTACGAGTCTGGCCCCTCCTCTGTCAACCGACAGATGCTGCAGGAGTTGGTCAATGTTGGCTGTGACCAG GAAATGGCGGTGCGTGCTCTGAAGCAGACGGGCAGCAGAAACATTGAGGCTGCTCTGGAGTACATCAGTAAGATGGGATACCTGGACCCCCGCAATGAACTCATCGTCCAGGTCATCAAACAGACCTCACCAG GCAAAGGGGGCATTCCAAGCTCAATGGACCACAGACCACCATTGGAGGGAACAAGTGAGGGCGCCATGCCTCCCTACCACCAGATGGGGGCGCCGATGTATGAGGGTGCTGGTTATGGGCCAGAGGGCGCCTACATGGGCGCCCCTCCTGTCATGAACTACATGATGCCCCCTTCGGTCGCGGTACAGGGCCCTGCCATAGGTAACCCCATGGGACGCCCCGTCAGCATGGGAGCCTACACTCCAACCATGGCAGCCTACCCTCCAGCCAATCCAGGGAACCCCATGTACACCCCAGGCACCACGCAGAATGCCTACCCAGGCAGTATGGAGCAGGCCATGATGGGCTACAGCGTCCCCAGCCAGCCCCTGCAGCTCCAGCCCCAGGCACCAGGAGGCCCTGCCCCCGGACCCCACTACGACTATGGCCACGTCCGGCCTCACATGATGGAGCCCTCAAGCTACGGCGTGCAGAGGAGTGCCTCCTTCCAGAACAAGATGCCGCCGCTGGCACCCGACAACTACGTCAACATGCAGGGGAAAGGGGCCATGGGCCAGAACGGGGGAGGGTACCCTCCTAACATGTACATACCGCCCCACCCCCAGCAGTCCAGCCCAACCTCACACCAGGTCCACATGATGTCCCGCTCACCTGGTGGAGCCGCCGCTGCCATGGGGCCAGACTTCTCTGACCTGCTCACACCCTCTAGAGCCAGCCTTAACCTGGACCTGTACGAGCAGCACCAGCACCACTGGGCCGGTCCCCAGGGGCCTGAGGGTGCCCCTCCAGCCAGGCAGCCCCAGCCTCAGGGGCCCTTCCGGGGAGAGGTGCGGGTCCCCAGCAGGACCAACTCCTTCAACAACCGGTCAGTGCCCCCAAACAACGTCCGACCCACCCTGGTCACCCCAGCTCCCGGAAAGCAGGACCCGTCCCTGGGACAACCCAACACCATCACAGCGGTGACTTCGCCCCCCATCCAGCAGCCGGTGAAGAGCATCCGAGTAATGAGGCCCGAGCCGAAGACTGCTGTGGGGCCATGTCACCCTGGCTGGTTGGCTGCTCAGGAAGCATCTGAGCCCCTCGCCTACATGCCTGAAGAGGCCTACTCTCTGGAGCATGCCCAGGAGACCCGCTGTCCACCACCTCCCTACCCCAAAACCCTGCTCATGTCTGGGGCTGCTTCAGAGGCAGGGCCCCTGGAGGGACCAGGAGGTGCTATGTGTGGAGCCCCAGACCTCAACACCCCTTCTAGGCCACATGgtggtagtggaggaggaggaggaaaggcagAGGAGAGCCAGGTGAAAGAGAAGACCAAGTCTGGGAAAGGAGAGAAGGCAGTGAAAAACAAGAAGCAGATCCAGACATCGCCGGTGCCGGTGAGGAAGAACGGACGTGATCAGGAGAAGAGGGAGTCGCGCATTAAAAGCTACTCGCCCTTTGCCTTCAAGTTCTACATGGAGCAGCATGTGGAGAATGTGATGAAGACCCACCAGCAGAAACTGAACCGCAGGCTGCAGCTAGAGCAGGAGATGTCCAag gCTGGCCTATCAGAGGCGGAGCAGGAGCAGATGAGGAAGATGCTTAACCAGAAGGAGTCCAACTACAACCGACTGCGCCGCGCCAAGATGGACAAGGCCATGTTTATCAAGATCAAGACGTTGGGGATCGGGGCCTTCGGTGAGGTGTGCCTGACCCGCAAGGTGGACACGGGAGCCCTGTACGCCATGAAGACGCTGCGCAAGAAGGACGTGCTCAACCGCAACCAGGTGGCCCACGTCAAG GCTGAGCGTGACATCCTGGCGGAGGCAGACAACGAGTGGGTGGTGCGTCTGTACTACTCGTTCCAGGACCGTGACAGCCTCTACTTCGTCATGGACTACATCCCCGGAGGAGACATGATGAGCCTGCTGATCCGCATGGGCATCTTCCCTGAGCCGCTGGCATGCTTCTACGTGGCTGAGCTGACCCTGGCCATCGAGAGTGTCCACAAGATGGGCTTCATCCACCGCGACATCAAGCCGGACAACATCCTCATCGACCTGGACGGACACATAAAGTTGACCGACTTTGGCCTCTGCACTGGCTTCCGCTGGACGCACAACTCCAAGTACTATCAGAAAG ggagCCACAtcagacaggacagcatggagccCAGTGACTTCTGGGACGACGTGTCCAACTGTCGTTGTGGCGACCGGCTGCAGACCCTAGAGCAGCGGGCGACACGGCAACACCAGCGCTGCCTGGCACACTCCCTGGTGGGCACGCCCAACTACATTGCCCCTGAGGTGCTGTTGCGCAAAG GGTACACCCAGCTGTGTGACTGGTGGAGTGTGGGAGTGATCCTATTTGAGATGCTGGTGGGACAGCCCCCCTTCCTGGCCCCGACACCCACCGAGACACAGATAAAG GTGATAAACTGGGAGAGCACGCTGCAGGTGCCCCCGCAGATCAAGCTCAGCCCCGAGGCTGTCGACATCATCGGCCGTCTCTGCTGCTCCCCAGAGGAACGTCTTGGGAGCAACGGCGCCGGCGAGATCAAAACTCATCCCTTCTTCGACCAGATGGACTTCTCCAGCAACCTGCGCACCCAGCCCGCCCCCTACCGGCCCAAGATTGCCCACCCCATGGACACTTCCAACTTCGACCcagtggaggaggaagggggtcCCGGGGCGTGGAGTGATAGCGGAGACAGCACCCGGGCCTGGGAGACCCTCTGCACCCCACACGGGAAACACCCGGAGCACGCCTTCTACGAGTTCACCTTCCGCAGGTTCTTTGACGACAACGGCTGCCCCTTCCGCTACCCCAAGCCCCCAGAGACCAGCCACAGCCAGGGGCCTCCCAGCAGCAGCGGAGCCAGCAGCATGGgccctgaggaggaagaggaggaggaggaggaagagcagggggAAGGCTGTGAGCCTGTGTATGTGTAG